The Benincasa hispida cultivar B227 chromosome 9, ASM972705v1, whole genome shotgun sequence genome has a segment encoding these proteins:
- the LOC120084692 gene encoding S-protein homolog 1-like, whose amino-acid sequence MVALVRADQIQRVWSRPPQPSRYYVHVVNRLSYSGMVVHCQSKDDDLGYHHLDKYGDDYQWNFKENLWGTTLFWCKLVKRDAYVSFETFWPESTNFWLRDRCGNQGTCIWTAKDDGIYLRNNLTNVDEYVHKWIPTR is encoded by the coding sequence ATGGTGGCTTTGGTCAGGGCTGATCAAATTCAGAGGGTGTGGTCACGTCCGCCGCAACCTTCGAGGTATTATGTTCATGTGGTAAACAGGCTAAGCTACTCCGGTATGGTAGTGCACTGCCAGTCGAAGGACGATGATTTGGGATATCACCATTTGGATAAATATGGAGATGATTACCAATGGAACTTTAAGGAAAACCTTTGGGGAACAACCTTGTTTTGGTGCAAATTGGTGAAGAGAGATGCCTATGTctcttttgaaactttttggcCTGAGTCCACCAACTTCTGGCTCCGTGATAGGTGTGGGAATCAAGGAACTTGTATTTGGACCGCTAAAGATGATGGGATTTATTTGAGAAACAATCTTACTAATGTTGATGAGTATGTTCACAAATGGATCCCTACTAGATAA
- the LOC120084694 gene encoding S-protein homolog 1-like, translating to MTAAAVGAEDSKVVIAPLPPSRYYIHIVNRLSYLGMLAHCQSKDDDLGYRHMLKNGDEFQWNFRENFWRTTLFWCCVERPDAYVSFEVFWPERRHRWLRDRCGSQGTCVWIAKDDGIYLRNMGTNTDEFVHKWIFKRCC from the coding sequence ATGACGGCAGCTGCCGTCGGCGCTGAGGATTCGAAGGTGGTGATAGCTCCGCTACCGCCGTCGAGGTATTACATTCACATTGTAAACAGGCTAAGCTACCTTGGGATGCTTGCACACTGCCAGTCGAAGGACGATGATTTGGGATATCGCCATATGCTTAAGAATGGAGATGAATTCCAATGGAACTTTAGGGAGAATTTTTGGAGAACAACCTTGTTTTGGTGCTGTGTGGAGAGGCCAGATGCGTATGTCTCTTTTGAAGTATTTTGGCCTGAGAGAAGACACAGATGGCTCCGTGATAGGTGTGGGTCTCAAGGAACGTGTGTTTGGATCGCTAAAGATGATGGAATTTACTTGAGAAATATGGGTACTAATACTGATGAGTTTGTTCACAAATGGATCTTTAAGCGTTGTTGTTGA